From Desulfotignum phosphitoxidans DSM 13687, one genomic window encodes:
- a CDS encoding DnaB-like helicase C-terminal domain-containing protein, which yields MTDATALKIKSSFSMLEDLIEKNLDTIEAQRQNPGELLGLSTGFSFLDELTIGLHGSDLMVIASYPSVGKTAFALNIARNVAVLEQVPVAFVSLEMSKSMVSWRLLAAETKVEISTLQSGLIDHEAWQNLCDAAGILCETPIYIDDTPGMTVADIKAKFHKEVKDNALGLIIIDYLQLIRASDRVRQANDRPLEITEITYDLKMLAKELGIPIIILSQLNYPPEVCGDKRPALADLGDVRLEQIADIIVFLHRDEACNEKNSLPKGKTAITLAKNRNGPAGSSQLQFLEKFTKFE from the coding sequence GTGACCGATGCTACAGCGCTAAAAATCAAAAGTTCATTTTCAATGCTGGAGGATTTAATTGAGAAAAATCTCGATACGATTGAAGCTCAGCGGCAGAATCCTGGTGAGCTATTGGGTCTTTCAACCGGTTTCAGCTTTTTAGATGAGTTGACCATCGGATTACATGGATCGGATCTCATGGTTATTGCATCATACCCGAGCGTGGGAAAAACCGCCTTCGCTTTGAATATTGCACGGAATGTTGCTGTTTTGGAGCAAGTCCCTGTGGCTTTCGTATCCCTTGAAATGTCGAAATCAATGGTTTCCTGGCGCCTCCTTGCAGCTGAAACAAAAGTTGAGATCAGTACACTACAATCCGGATTGATAGATCACGAAGCCTGGCAAAATCTTTGTGATGCAGCGGGTATTCTATGTGAGACTCCGATCTATATTGATGACACCCCCGGTATGACCGTGGCCGATATCAAAGCCAAATTTCACAAGGAGGTCAAAGATAATGCCTTAGGGCTGATCATTATCGATTATTTACAGCTTATCAGAGCATCAGACCGGGTGCGGCAGGCAAACGACCGGCCCCTTGAAATAACAGAGATAACATATGATTTGAAGATGCTGGCCAAAGAACTGGGGATTCCCATCATAATACTGTCTCAGCTGAATTATCCACCGGAGGTCTGTGGTGATAAACGCCCGGCACTTGCTGATCTGGGAGATGTGCGACTCGAACAAATTGCGGATATTATCGTGTTTTTACACAGAGACGAGGCTTGCAACGAAAAGAACAGCCTCCCAAAAGGCAAAACAGCAATCACCTTAGCCAAGAACCGGAATGGTCCTGCAGGCTCTTCTCAACTACAGTTTTTGGAAAAATTTACCAAGTTTGAATAG
- a CDS encoding FtsZ/tubulin family protein: protein MAIITRRKFIKTIGLCTVLTAIGDINDGFSFFPYPLNSGDKRTESCISPDHENTIKHIYIGVGETGSKVGKALLAKTQKINIPEIHPLPVQQFNPKNNEINTLITDSHFVFLVGSMKDKDFWIARELILSHPIFLLYTIIIDDENPRLLKEGFKVHKNEGCVFVPKKNYEYTAALNVYSLFSMVMMPNIVGYDVMDGKVIMSGKSGYMVHTAGSYKNSRDIFKKTLCCCEHDIQTASGILLHLMYHETIDYTLDDLTALSDMIYEKLSEDAEIAWNCTEGTFNAGVEFRASMFISSS, encoded by the coding sequence ATGGCCATAATAACAAGACGCAAGTTTATCAAAACTATTGGGCTATGTACTGTATTAACTGCCATTGGGGATATCAATGATGGGTTCTCTTTTTTCCCATATCCTTTGAACTCGGGAGACAAACGAACTGAATCATGTATATCGCCAGACCATGAGAATACGATAAAACATATATACATCGGTGTCGGTGAGACCGGTTCCAAGGTTGGAAAGGCCTTGTTGGCCAAAACGCAAAAAATCAATATCCCCGAAATACACCCATTGCCAGTCCAGCAATTCAACCCCAAAAATAATGAGATTAATACACTTATTACCGATTCTCACTTTGTTTTTTTGGTCGGATCTATGAAAGACAAAGATTTCTGGATCGCCAGGGAACTCATTCTAAGTCATCCTATTTTTCTGTTATATACAATAATTATCGACGATGAGAATCCACGGTTATTGAAGGAAGGCTTTAAAGTCCACAAAAACGAAGGTTGTGTGTTTGTCCCGAAAAAAAACTATGAATATACGGCCGCATTAAACGTTTATAGTTTGTTTTCAATGGTGATGATGCCAAATATTGTTGGTTATGATGTTATGGACGGCAAGGTTATCATGAGTGGCAAAAGCGGGTATATGGTCCATACAGCAGGTTCTTACAAGAACAGCCGGGATATATTCAAGAAGACCCTTTGTTGCTGTGAACATGACATTCAAACCGCAAGCGGCATATTGCTCCATTTGATGTATCATGAAACCATCGATTATACTTTGGATGACCTGACTGCGCTTTCAGATATGATTTATGAAAAACTTTCAGAAGATGCAGAAATCGCGTGGAATTGTACTGAGGGCACTTTTAATGCGGGAGTTGAATTCAGGGCCTCAATGTTTATATCGTCCAGCTAA
- a CDS encoding helix-turn-helix transcriptional regulator, translating into MPRKIQVDKDHGQKVIELFFKLFFSPYEYSLTELARELECSKQTIGRIVDKINYSLEGIKIEDFIKNRKRYFKIDKKNVPVKAMNLSQSEYGMLQMCCSFTRHLMGKETFDQAVSALGKSQVLIKDKKTISPKHFASFVPGTIDYSGHQQIIKDLIIAMENQKVCKISYQSVGNINPKNFYLKPLKLFSRDDTIYLHAQMAKDPGKMYKTPKFDPLLAVHRMEDLKITTTSFEYPENFSFEEAFNQTFGVMKEDLFQIRVEFEGYAAMHVKERIWSTDQTIKEIKDGRIELIFTASSYIETLSWILSYGHEAKVIEPDWFVEEIHSELKKMHDLY; encoded by the coding sequence ATGCCCCGCAAGATTCAAGTGGATAAGGATCATGGTCAAAAAGTCATTGAGTTGTTTTTCAAATTATTTTTTTCACCATATGAATATTCATTGACGGAACTTGCCAGGGAATTAGAGTGTTCAAAACAGACCATTGGACGTATTGTCGATAAAATCAACTATTCCTTAGAAGGGATTAAAATTGAAGACTTCATTAAAAATCGAAAGCGGTACTTTAAAATCGACAAAAAGAATGTCCCGGTAAAGGCAATGAATCTCAGCCAATCAGAGTATGGCATGCTGCAAATGTGCTGTTCTTTTACACGGCATCTGATGGGAAAAGAAACATTTGACCAGGCAGTCAGTGCGTTAGGGAAAAGTCAGGTACTCATAAAAGATAAAAAAACAATATCGCCAAAGCATTTTGCCTCATTCGTGCCTGGGACCATTGACTATTCCGGTCATCAGCAGATAATCAAGGATCTGATCATTGCCATGGAGAATCAGAAAGTCTGTAAAATTTCGTATCAATCCGTTGGCAATATCAATCCAAAAAATTTTTATTTGAAACCACTAAAATTGTTTTCAAGGGACGATACCATTTATCTGCATGCCCAGATGGCAAAAGATCCCGGAAAAATGTATAAAACGCCAAAATTCGATCCTTTGCTGGCCGTTCATAGGATGGAGGATCTTAAAATTACAACAACATCCTTTGAATATCCGGAAAATTTTAGTTTTGAAGAGGCCTTCAACCAGACATTTGGGGTGATGAAGGAGGATCTTTTTCAGATAAGAGTCGAATTTGAAGGTTATGCAGCCATGCATGTGAAGGAACGGATCTGGAGCACCGATCAAACGATCAAAGAAATAAAAGATGGAAGGATCGAATTGATCTTCACGGCCTCATCCTATATCGAAACACTATCGTGGATTCTTTCTTATGGCCATGAGGCTAAGGTTATCGAACCGGATTGGTTTGTGGAGGAGATTCATTCGGAGCTCAAAAAAATGCATGATTTATATTGA
- a CDS encoding helix-turn-helix domain-containing protein, which translates to MDIKKLQKQLGLRLKELRLAKGFKQEDLEDYGFSYRYYGKLERGDVNPTLETLFRLSEIFEISLADLFAFMEKEVPLSENGQAVAIKIGQILKQNDGSRIRKLKIFLDDIL; encoded by the coding sequence ATGGATATCAAGAAATTACAAAAACAGCTGGGGTTAAGACTCAAAGAACTTAGACTGGCAAAAGGATTCAAGCAGGAAGACTTGGAGGACTATGGATTTTCTTACCGGTATTACGGCAAGCTTGAAAGAGGTGATGTGAACCCAACACTTGAAACCCTATTTCGGTTGAGTGAAATATTTGAAATCAGCCTGGCAGATTTGTTTGCATTCATGGAAAAGGAAGTCCCACTTTCTGAAAACGGTCAGGCGGTGGCCATCAAGATAGGTCAAATTCTAAAACAAAATGATGGGTCGAGAATCCGAAAACTGAAAATATTTCTTGATGACATTTTGTAG
- a CDS encoding PD-(D/E)XK nuclease family protein — translation MEDQILSNVQNVLNRYSDIRNKILVEADQVVNRFNTLGISAEFEKYLNQHLKFAETVLEKFKDKGLSRFDLFRLAGFTASEENFSNAVAAILDPNRPHQLGKKPLQSVLKKILERNQDQISILSAVSDSKTIQVRRELNLGSTIPDILVESDKFIIFIENKIRHGKETLNSNSHKQTDRQWKELERRGKSLGVPDNCKLGIFLTPEGKLPANNNFVRLSVSEFVEAIDDLLKTESTEYNNTIKAFLQFYKLS, via the coding sequence ATGGAGGATCAAATATTAAGTAACGTACAAAACGTTTTAAATAGATACTCTGATATTAGAAATAAAATTTTAGTTGAAGCTGATCAAGTAGTCAACCGTTTCAATACATTAGGAATATCTGCTGAGTTTGAAAAATACCTAAACCAGCATCTCAAATTTGCAGAAACTGTACTGGAAAAGTTCAAGGATAAAGGCCTCTCTCGTTTTGATTTATTCCGTTTGGCTGGGTTCACCGCATCCGAAGAAAATTTCAGTAATGCAGTCGCTGCCATCCTCGATCCCAATAGACCACACCAGCTTGGTAAAAAACCACTTCAAAGTGTTTTAAAAAAAATTCTCGAAAGGAATCAAGATCAAATATCCATTTTAAGTGCTGTTTCAGATTCTAAAACAATTCAAGTTAGGCGTGAATTGAACTTAGGTTCCACAATTCCTGATATATTAGTTGAATCAGATAAATTTATTATATTCATCGAAAATAAAATACGGCACGGTAAGGAAACTCTAAACTCTAATTCCCATAAGCAAACAGATAGGCAGTGGAAAGAACTCGAACGCAGAGGGAAATCTTTAGGAGTGCCGGACAATTGCAAATTGGGAATTTTTCTTACGCCTGAAGGTAAGTTGCCTGCAAATAATAATTTTGTTCGATTGTCGGTATCTGAATTTGTTGAAGCCATTGATGATCTTCTAAAAACAGAATCAACTGAATACAATAATACAATAAAAGCGTTCTTACAATTTTATAAACTTTCATAA